In the genome of Sciurus carolinensis chromosome 3, mSciCar1.2, whole genome shotgun sequence, one region contains:
- the Cd28 gene encoding T-cell-specific surface glycoprotein CD28, protein MMLRLLLLALNFFPSIQVTENKILVKQSPMIVVYNNEVNLSCKYTYNLFSKEFRASLYKGVDSAVEVCVVNGNFSHQLQFHSHTGFNCDGKLGNETVTFYLRNLYVNQTDIYFCKIEVMYPPPYLDNEKSNGTIIHVKEKNICPGVPSPESPKPFWALVVLSGVLGIYSLLSTMLLCYFWMKRQRTRLLQSDYMNMTPRRPGPTRKHFQPYAPARDFAAYRP, encoded by the exons aaAACAAGATATTGGTGAAGCAGTCACCCATGATTGTGGTATACAACAATGAGGTCAACCTTAGCTGCAAGTACACCTACAACCTCTTCTCAAAGGAGTTCCGGGCATCCCTTTATAAGGGCGTGGATAGTGCTGTGGAAGTCTGTGTTGTGAATGGGAATTTCTCCCATCAACTTCAGTTTCACTCACATACAGGGTTCAACTGTGATGGGAAATTGGGCAACGAAACAGTGACTTTTTATCTCCGGAATTTGTATGTTAAccaaacagatatttatttctgcAAAATTGAGGTTATGTATCCTCCTCCTTACTTAGACAATGAGAAGAGCAATGGAACCATTATCCATGTGAAAG agaaaaatatctGTCCTGGTGTCCCATCTCCTGAGTCTCCTAAGCCCTTTTGGGCACTGGTGGTGCTTAGTGGAGTCCTGGGTATCTATAGCTTGCTATCAACAATGCTCCTTTGTTATTTCTGG ATGAAGCGTCAAAGAACCAGGCTTCTTCAGAGTGACTACATGAACATGACTCCCCGGAGGCCAGGGCCCACCCGCAAACACTTCCAACCCTACGCCCCAGCACGAGACTTTGCAGCCTACCGCCCCTGA